A genomic stretch from Bacteroidota bacterium includes:
- a CDS encoding MIP/aquaporin family protein yields the protein MGRKRLTPHSPNKITVADTQCAVTSPDYTTSSRTGYDCTTQSIKKMTPFLAEVLGTMLLILLGNGVVANVLLKDTKGHGGGWLLINLGWGMAVFTAVLSVAAYSGAHLNPAVTVGLAFAGGFPWSDVAMYIGAQMLGAAIGAFLVWLMYKDHYDITEDEGAILGTFATGPQIRNPLSNLISEILGTFVLVFAVLYMVGRDGGAIALDALPVGLVVVAIGISLGALDTCTVIAA from the coding sequence TTGGGAAGAAAGAGACTAACCCCTCACTCCCCCAACAAAATTACAGTAGCAGATACCCAGTGCGCTGTAACCAGTCCGGACTACACCACCAGTAGCCGGACTGGATATGATTGTACCACCCAATCCATCAAAAAAATGACTCCTTTTTTAGCAGAAGTGCTTGGCACGATGTTACTGATCCTTTTGGGCAACGGTGTAGTAGCCAATGTGCTGCTCAAAGACACCAAAGGGCACGGCGGCGGTTGGCTCCTCATAAACCTTGGCTGGGGCATGGCTGTGTTTACAGCGGTACTCTCTGTAGCAGCGTATAGCGGCGCGCACCTGAATCCGGCTGTTACAGTCGGACTTGCGTTTGCAGGCGGCTTCCCGTGGTCTGATGTTGCCATGTATATTGGCGCACAGATGCTCGGCGCAGCTATCGGCGCTTTTCTCGTCTGGCTTATGTACAAGGACCACTACGACATTACGGAAGATGAAGGCGCGATTCTTGGCACCTTTGCTACGGGCCCACAGATCAGAAATCCGCTGAGTAACCTGATCTCAGAGATTCTGGGTACGTTTGTCCTCGTTTTTGCAGTCCTTTACATGGTTGGCCGCGATGGCGGCGCCATCGCACTTGACGCCCTGCCAGTTGGGCTGGTTGTTGTCGCTATTG